In the Telopea speciosissima isolate NSW1024214 ecotype Mountain lineage chromosome 6, Tspe_v1, whole genome shotgun sequence genome, cacaatgaccatcctacccctaccCGAATAGTcgaagagataattttccatttctttataCCCAGTTGATGTTTACATCATTGCCACTTCTatattttacttttccttttaagGTCCACAGTTCTATGACAGAAGCTGACGGAGGAGTGAGATCCAGCTGTCATACCTTTTCAATTCAAGTCAACGTCATCAGTACACGTCGGTTTCCCTCCCGCTGGGCCCACCTCCCCAAAATGGAAAAATCAATTTGCATTACCGTAGCTCGTAGAAGCGCTCCTATCGTACGGATAGTACTTTTTCCGACTCCGACTCCGACTCCAAGTCCCAGTGCTCCAAGGCCCCGACCCAACTCCCAGATGCCGACACTTTTAATGGGACCCATCTCTTGCAATtttttgactctttttttttctcacaatTAGTCCTACGTGGAAAGGTATTATATCAAAGTTCCCAATATGCAATAATAACTAACTACAACATACGTGCCGTCTTAATTCTCACTAGAGCCCTTCTCGTCGTGCTTGGAATAAGCGGTGCCAGCTGGTTCCAGTTGTCCCCTTGATTTTTTAACCATCACGACGAAACGCAACCAAAACCAATCCCTCTCCAGTGATTTATCCGTTTCACAAGTACAGACTACAAACACCGGCATGTGCACTCTCTGGCTTCTGCCTGCTGCTTCGTTAAACGCCAAACctgaaaaaattggaaaaaagaaaaggacacaGAAGAGAAAGGTTACTGGACACCACCCTCCCTTTCATTAATTTGACTTAATTACCCTTTGAGGCCATGTTCTTACCTGCTCAAAGCTTGAATAAAATAGCAAGAAAAAAGGCGAGGGTAAACTACCCATATTTCTCGTGAACTTCGCCTCTTCTCTTCCTACTCTTATGTTTACTATTTTTAATACTTTTTACCTTGAAAAAATTGTGAAAAAGTTTAAAACGAACTAAAAATGGGAAAAACTCTCTCACTGCATGGGCTCTTCCCCTGCACGTTCCGTTGCTCCTGTGTATGAATACAACCTCACAAGtctcacacactctctctctctcttgcttcttCGGGCATTCTTGGAGCATTGTTGGATTTTCTAAGCTGAGAGGTGAGGGAGAAGAACTGgaagaaaaaaaccctatttaCTCATCATCACATTTGAAGCTTTTCTGCTAGTTTACATCGCCGGAGCTGGAGATCGATGGATATGTACGGACTTCCTGCCCCTGATTTCTTCCACATCGAAGACCTTCTCGACTTCTCCAACGATGATATATTTTCCTCTTCCACAACTTTACCCAACTCCGACATCAACCACCACCAAAACCATCTCCCTCGTCCTGAAAATCCCGCCGGGGACCGCCCATCCTCCACCTCCGTTAATTATGACGATTCTATCTCCAACTCCAACCAGTCCAACAACTTTACCGACGACCTCTGCGTTCCCGTATGTATTATTGATACCATTATCACTCCAGGACCCAAATTAGTCTTTATTTATTAACGATTTTGCTtcctctggttttttttttttggtgattatCGTTGCAGAGCGATGACATTGCCGAGCTAGAATGGCTTTCCAAGTTCGTGGACGACTCCTTCATCGACCTTCCGATGAATGAAATCGCAGAAACTAACAATTTTCGGCTGGAAACATCAGTACCCGGAAGGGCGAGGAGCAAACGTTCCAGGGCGGCATCAACACAGCGTACTTGGACCTCTTTGCCGGAATACGGTAATCTGGTTACTGGTAAGTATAAGCTGATTAGCAATATTACTAGTCAGGCGAGGAACAGAGAGAGTTCATCGTCGGTTTCGCCATTGATGATGGGAGAGCAGTCGTCTCCGTCGCCATCGTCATCGTCGTCATCTTCGTCAGGCGAGGTGCGCAAGTGCACGCACTGCGCATCGGAGAAAACGCCGCAGTGGCGTACGGGACCACTAGGGCCTAAAACGCTATGTAACGCGTGCGGCGTACGGTACAAGTCGGGTCGACTGGTCCCGGAGTACCGCCCAGCTGCGAGTCCAACGTTTGTGCTGACTCAGCATTCGAATTCTCATCGGAAGGTGATGGAGTTGCGGAGGCAAAAAGAGAATCTCCGGCAAGAAGAGAGTGGCAGccaccaccagcaccagcaacagcagcagttactctatc is a window encoding:
- the LOC122663963 gene encoding GATA transcription factor 4-like, whose translation is MDMYGLPAPDFFHIEDLLDFSNDDIFSSSTTLPNSDINHHQNHLPRPENPAGDRPSSTSVNYDDSISNSNQSNNFTDDLCVPSDDIAELEWLSKFVDDSFIDLPMNEIAETNNFRLETSVPGRARSKRSRAASTQRTWTSLPEYGNLVTGKYKLISNITSQARNRESSSSVSPLMMGEQSSPSPSSSSSSSSGEVRKCTHCASEKTPQWRTGPLGPKTLCNACGVRYKSGRLVPEYRPAASPTFVLTQHSNSHRKVMELRRQKENLRQEESGSHHQHQQQQQLLYHHHHHHHNHHDVKIC